In Candidatus Desulforudis audaxviator MP104C, a genomic segment contains:
- a CDS encoding helix-turn-helix domain-containing protein, with protein MRVIRGYKFKLKTTPELQRAFATMAGHARFVWNKALRLNLDRLERQGGLSSAGGSVSFLLSTSIR; from the coding sequence ATGCGCGTCATCCGGGGATACAAGTTCAAACTAAAAACCACGCCAGAACTGCAACGGGCCTTCGCTACCATGGCCGGACACGCCCGCTTTGTATGGAATAAAGCCCTGCGGTTGAATTTGGATCGGCTGGAGCGCCAAGGTGGTCTTTCATCAGCCGGCGGTTCTGTTTCATTTTTGTTATCAACTTCTATCAGGTAG
- a CDS encoding type II toxin-antitoxin system VapC family toxin codes for MQTAVDTNLLSVLLRGKPANQAQLVAEVLIEHDRRGRLVICPAVWAELRVLISEQKLNSFLKDNRIAVDWELTPAVWAAAAEAFARYLQRRRQSGSLYYCSACGMEISVSCPQCGRIQGFPRHILSDFLIGAHALHRANLLLTADEGILQRYFPALKVANPLEPVRG; via the coding sequence ATGCAAACGGCGGTTGACACTAACCTGCTGAGCGTCCTTCTCCGGGGAAAACCCGCGAATCAAGCGCAACTGGTTGCGGAGGTGCTGATAGAGCACGACCGGCGAGGACGCCTGGTTATTTGCCCGGCGGTCTGGGCGGAGCTGCGGGTATTGATTAGCGAGCAAAAGCTCAATTCGTTCCTTAAAGACAACCGGATCGCGGTTGATTGGGAACTAACACCGGCGGTGTGGGCTGCAGCAGCAGAAGCTTTTGCCCGCTATCTCCAAAGGCGGCGGCAAAGCGGCTCGCTTTATTATTGCAGCGCCTGCGGCATGGAAATCAGTGTAAGCTGTCCGCAATGCGGCAGGATTCAAGGTTTTCCCCGGCATATTTTGTCTGACTTCCTGATCGGGGCCCACGCCCTGCACCGGGCGAACCTGCTCCTTACGGCGGATGAGGGAATTCTGCAAAGATACTTTCCCGCCCTGAAAGTCGCCAACCCGCTGGAACCGGTCCGGGGATGA